In Serratia sp. FDAARGOS_506, a genomic segment contains:
- a CDS encoding fimbrial protein, whose product MRLRALALLSCAPWWFAVMPATANTELIGAPVQFHGTVVSRPCNIEPQSADQLVEMGTVIVKTLYRYGHTTPVPFSIKLTDCKTTVFKSVSVTFSGTEDGELPGKLAINNGANGAAIALFDHQGADIDLNKATSTVTLQNGPNSLNFTAYVQGRPSAIQNQSITEGEFTSVANFVLAYQ is encoded by the coding sequence ATGCGTCTACGCGCTTTAGCGCTGCTGAGCTGTGCGCCCTGGTGGTTTGCCGTCATGCCGGCGACGGCGAACACCGAGCTTATCGGCGCGCCGGTGCAGTTCCACGGCACCGTGGTGAGCCGCCCGTGCAATATCGAGCCGCAGTCCGCCGATCAGTTGGTGGAGATGGGGACGGTGATCGTCAAAACTCTGTACCGCTACGGCCACACCACGCCGGTGCCGTTCAGCATCAAGCTGACCGACTGCAAGACCACGGTATTCAAATCCGTCAGCGTGACCTTCAGCGGCACCGAAGACGGAGAGCTGCCGGGCAAACTGGCGATCAACAACGGCGCGAATGGCGCCGCCATCGCCTTGTTCGATCATCAGGGTGCAGATATCGACCTGAATAAGGCCACCAGTACGGTCACGCTGCAAAACGGCCCCAACAGCCTGAATTTCACCGCCTATGTGCAGGGGCGGCCGAGTGCGATTCAGAACCAAAGTATTACCGAAGGCGAATTCACTTCCGTCGCCAATTTTGTGCTGGCGTACCAATAA
- a CDS encoding LuxR family transcriptional regulator produces MPDIRFTLFDSDNFYQQGLRLLMQDYLHSLNECQRLYPQFSPLALQALDNIEIVFRTPEERWGCASCYQSPYGIPRQRQLTLLILDDTTQQQVKNLSPLFSIHRRDSAYAIRLKLQMALEKFIQHPWMAVHTAGMWKCQSCRIAALSHCEKKVLGLMSSGMSACSIAGLLQRSQKTISAHKRSAMRKLNVRKNSELNKVLLNQRGLS; encoded by the coding sequence ATGCCAGATATTCGCTTCACGCTGTTCGACAGCGATAACTTCTACCAGCAGGGGCTGCGTCTGCTGATGCAGGACTATCTGCACTCCCTGAACGAATGCCAGCGTCTGTATCCGCAGTTCTCACCGCTGGCGCTTCAGGCGCTGGATAACATCGAAATCGTGTTCCGCACGCCGGAAGAGCGCTGGGGCTGCGCCAGCTGCTATCAGAGCCCCTACGGCATCCCGCGCCAGCGGCAGCTGACCCTGCTGATCCTCGACGACACGACTCAGCAACAGGTGAAAAACCTGTCGCCGCTGTTCAGCATTCATCGGCGCGATTCGGCCTATGCCATTCGCCTCAAGCTGCAGATGGCGTTGGAAAAATTCATCCAACATCCGTGGATGGCGGTACACACCGCCGGCATGTGGAAATGCCAGTCCTGCCGCATCGCCGCACTCAGCCACTGCGAAAAAAAAGTGCTGGGGTTGATGAGCAGCGGCATGTCCGCCTGCAGCATCGCCGGCCTGCTGCAGCGCAGCCAGAAAACCATCAGCGCCCACAAGCGTTCGGCGATGCGCAAGTTGAACGTGCGCAAAAACAGTGAGTTGAATAAGGTAC